Proteins from a genomic interval of Oncorhynchus mykiss isolate Arlee chromosome 21, USDA_OmykA_1.1, whole genome shotgun sequence:
- the cin gene encoding Molybdenum cofactor synthesis protein cinnamon encodes MSAPNSNQRKACWGARDELWKCLDDNQDNASSCEKFQKEFEASCPAQWVKHFTKRRDFLKYKDKMQTEGFEPADGPKESRS; translated from the exons ATGTCAGCCCCTAACTCGAACCAGAGAAAAGCATGCTGGGGCGCTAGGGACGAGCTGTGGAAGTGCCTTGATGATAACCAGGACAATGCCTCCTCCTGTGAGAAGTTCCAGAAAGAGTTTGAGGCGAGCTGTCCAGCTCAGTGG GTGAAACACTTCACCAAGAGGAGAGACTTTTTGAAGTACAAGGACAAGATGCAGACGGAGGGCTTTGAGCCTGCTGACGGGCCTAAAGAGTCACGGTCCTAG
- the LOC110501058 gene encoding solute carrier family 13 member 4, which produces MRLEAAARMDLIKKLWRARKLILVVLIPLSLLPLPLIHPTSEACCAYVLIVTAVYWVSEAVPLGAAALVPAFLYPLFGVLKSSEVAAEYCKDTTLLLMGVICLAASIEKWNLHKRIALRMVMIAGAKPGMLVLGFMCCTVFLSMWLSNTSTTAMVMPIAEAVLQQLISTGVADTQEDSETVEATEDGCLSDREENLEQNQLERLYRRDSCMKQELCTLTELPTVETNGTGRKASKTSLGQLSLKQTNGHLPSTAISIPEPKKEKESKNSRYPTKRDHMICKCLSLSITYAATIGGLITITGTSTNLIFAEQFNNRYPDAKVINFGTWFIFSFPIAIIMLLLTWVWLHFLFLGCNFRETCSLSKKRKTRREMLSERKIHDEYIKLGPISYPEVVTGVFFILMTLLWFTREPGFVPGWTSLFEKKGYRTDATVSVLLGFLLFLIPARRPFSRAPRTPAGDSSTERDPDPMAPMITWKDFQNLMPWEIVILVGGGYALAAGCKVSGLSVWIGRQLEPMSGLPPWMVTLLACLLVSAVTEFASNPATLTVFLPILSALSETLQINPLHTLIPATMCVSFGVMLPVGNPPNAIVFSYGHVQISDMVKAGFGVNLIGVLVVMLAIMTWGVPLFNLTEYPDWAIARNFTGSL; this is translated from the exons ATGAGGCTGGAGGCCGCCGCAAGGATGGACCTTATCAAGAAGCTATGGAGAGCACGCAAGCTGATCCTGGTGGTGCTGATCCCGCTGTCGCTGCTGCCGCTGCCCCTCATCCACCCCACCAGC GAGGCCTGCTGTGCGTACGTGTTGATAGTGACAGCAGTGTACTGGGTGTCAGAGGCTGTACCCCTGGGAGCTGCTGCCCTCGTACCAGCCTTCCTATACCCGCTGTTCGGAGTGCTCAAGTCCAGCGAG GTAGCTGCAGAGTACTGTAAGGACACCACTCTGCTGCTGATGGGGGTGATCTGTCTGGCGGCCTCCATAGAGAAATGGAACCTCCACAAACGCATCGCTTTACGCATGGTCATGATTGCCGGAGCCAAGCCTGGCAT GTTGGTGCTGGGTTTCATGTGCTGTACGGTCTTCCTGTCCATGTGGCTCAGTAACACCTCCACTACTGCCATGGTGATGCCCATCGCTGAGGCCGTCCTGCAGCAGCTCATCAGCACCGGCGTGGCCGACACCCAGGAAGACTCTGAAACCGTCGAGGCCACCGAGGACGGCTGCCTCAGCG aCAGGGAAGAGAATCTGGAACAGAACCAACTCGAGCGTCTGTATCGCAGAGACAG CTGTATGAAGCAGGAGCTCTGCACTCTGACTGAG TTGCCGACTGTGGAGACTAACGGGACTGGGAGGAAGGCCAGTAAGACCAGTCTGGGCCAGTTGTCCCTAAAACAGACCAACGGACACCTGCCATCG acagCGATCAGCATCCCAGAGCccaagaaggagaaggagagcaaGAACTCTCGCTACCCCACCAAGAGAGATCATATGATCTgtaaatgtctctctctcagcatcaCGTATGCAGCCACCATCGGAGGCCTCATCACCATCACCGGCACCTCCACCAACCTTATCTTCGCCGAACAGTTCAACAA TCGCTACCCGGATGCGAAGGTGATCAACTTCGGGACCTGGTTCATCTTCAGTTTCCCCATCGCGATCATCATGCTGCTGCTGACCTGGGTCTGGCTGCACTTCCTCTTCCTCGGCTGCAA TTTCAGGGAGACATGCTCGTTGAGTAAAAAGCGTAAGACGAGGAGAGAGATGCTGTCAGAGAGGAAGATCCACGACGAGTACATAAAACTTGGGCCCATCAG CTACCCAGAGGTGGTGACAGGAGTGTTCTTCATCCTGATGACTCTGCTGTGGTTCACCAGAGAACCGGGCTTCGTACCCGGGTGGACGTCGCTGTTCGAGAA GAAAGGCTACAGGACCGACGCCACTGTCTCTGTGCTACTGGGCTTCCTGCTCTTCCTTATCCCGGCCCGTCGGCCATTCTCTCGGGCCCCCAGAACCCCCGCAGGGGACAGCTCCACAGAAAGAGACCCAGACCCCATGGCCCCCATGATCACATGGAAGGACTTCCAGAATCTCATGCCCTGGGAGATCGTCATCCTTGTGGGAGGGGGCTACGCCTTGGCTGCTGGCTGCAAG gtgtcaggGCTGAGTGTGTGGATCGGCAGACAGCTGGAGCCCATGAGTGGTCTACCCCCGTGGATGGTCACGCTGCTGGCCTGCCTGCTCGTCTCCGCGGTTACAGAGTTCGCCAGCAACCCCGCCACTCTCACCGTGTTCCTACCTATCCTCTCTGCTCTG tcgGAGACCCTGCAGATCAACCCCCTCCACACACTCATCCCCGCCACCATGTGTGTGTCATTTGGGGTCATGCTGCCTGTCGGGAACCCCCCCAACGCCATAGTGTTCAGTTACGGACATGTGCAGATCAGCGACATG GTGAAGGCAGGATTCGGGGTGAATCTGATTGGTGTTCTAGTGGTGATGCTGGCCATAATGACCTGGGGCGTGCCCCTCTTCAACCTGACTGAGTACCCAGACTGGGCCATCGCCAGGAACTTCACTGGCAGCTTATAA
- the LOC110501059 gene encoding uncharacterized protein LOC110501059, whose amino-acid sequence MSRGGRPLRGWARMWPLACALALAACSSVSPLLQETTSDPPIATETQTEVWTQPDHQTEAQTLAEFQTQPELQTEAQTVAQTQTELQTQPELQTESPTELESQAATINHTGLSCASVLPPRRGSFYVERGTGVSVGTVLAFWCREGYQLVGSDKISCSVRAGKAQWSNFLPVCEAIPRPEDRGLRVAVLASVVSGIVILAMSLSFIICCLQERTGKDRGSRRDGRIRRRDTRSSRRSECWLEREEGDWDTFPPPKIFHLSQRPDLRLAAESPVYLGGMAGFDNRGYLRSQESLLKATLPGLFRTESQIIYPHVVLQRVPTPTAPTAPTAPVYLHNMPSNSASNSGCAPTQPHHMPPYPTPQYPIHNSTPQRVPWQTQPH is encoded by the exons atgtctagaggagggaggcCCCTGCGTGGGTGGGCCCGGATGTGGCCCCTGGCGTGTGCACTGGCCCTGGCTGCATGCTCGTCGGTCAGCCCCCTCCTCCAAGAGACCACCTCTGATCCTCCCATTGCTACAGAGACACAGACTGAAGTATGGACACAGCCAGACCATCAGACAGAGGCACAGACACTTGCAGAGTTTCAGACCCAGCCAGAGCTACAGACAGAGGCACAGACtgtggcacagacacagacagagctaCAGACACAGCCTGAGCTACAGACTGAGTCCCCAACAGAGTTAGAGTCACAGGCAGCTACCATCAACCACACAG GTCTGTCGTGTGCGTCCGTGCTTCCCCCGAGGCGGGGGTCGTTCTATGTAGAGCGTGGGACGGGGGTGTCGGTGGGTACAGTGCTGGCCTTCTGGTGCAGGGAGGGCTACCAGCTGGTGGGCAGTGATAAGATCTCCTGCAGCGTCCGGGCAGGCAAAGCCCAGTGGAGCAACTTCCTGCCAGTCTGTGAGG CCATCCCGAGGCCAGAGGACCGGGGTCTGCGCGTGGCCGTGCTGGCCTCGGTGGTCAGTGGCATCGTCATCCTGGCaatgtctctctccttcatcATCTGCTGCCTGCAGGAACGCACTGGGAAGGACAGGGGCTCCAGGAGGGACGGCAGGATCAG GCGTAGAGACACGCGGTCTTCTCGGCGTAGTGAGTGctggctggagagagaggagggggattggGACACATTCCCCCCTCCTAAGATCTTCCACCTGTCCCAGCGGCCGGACCTCCGGCTGGCTGCAGAGAGCCCGGTCTACCTGGGGGGCATGGCTGGCTTCGACAACCGTGGATACCTGAG gagtcAGGAGAGCCTACTGAAGGCCACGCTTCCTGGTCTGTTCCGGACGGAGAGTCAGATCATCTACCCCCACGTGGTGCTCCAGAGAGTCCCCACCCCCACCGCCCcgactgcccctacagcccctgTCTACCTCCACAATATGCCCTCCAACTCTGCCTCCAACTCTGGATGTGCTCCCACACAGCCACACCACATGCCCCCATACCCTACCCCGCAGTATCCCATCCACAACTCCACCCCCCAGCGAGTTCCATGGCAAACGCAGCCCCATTGA